One part of the Gemmatimonadales bacterium genome encodes these proteins:
- a CDS encoding VOC family protein yields TTKAVMPIIAVSSVDEIRKFYLDTLGFDHVRGVVGKDGQFDFCTVAKDGTRIMFARVPGGSPGTTPAAAKQPVGIYLEVADVERYFGQLSEKKGVKVTEPLTTQWWGDRTFKALDPNGYELWFYQTVGTPKPPQGLKIV; encoded by the coding sequence ACAACGAAGGCCGTTATGCCCATCATCGCCGTCTCGTCCGTCGACGAAATCCGGAAGTTCTACCTCGACACCCTCGGCTTCGACCACGTGCGAGGAGTAGTCGGCAAGGACGGCCAGTTCGACTTCTGCACCGTCGCCAAGGACGGCACGCGCATCATGTTCGCCCGCGTCCCGGGCGGGAGCCCCGGCACCACGCCTGCGGCCGCGAAGCAACCCGTCGGGATATACCTTGAGGTCGCGGACGTCGAGCGCTACTTCGGGCAGCTCAGCGAAAAGAAGGGCGTGAAGGTGACGGAACCGCTGACAACGCAGTGGTGGGGCGACCGGACGTTCAAGGCGCTGGACCCGAACGGCTACGAACTCTGGTTCTACCAGACGGTTGGTACGCCGAAGCCGCCGCAGGGTTTGAAAATCGTCTGA
- a CDS encoding carboxymuconolactone decarboxylase family protein produces the protein MFSSEKPVPRLRPLPPDPAFADVFARFAAACGGFIPNAMLIMQHRPKILRAFIQMAAAVSDPETSEVDAGFQRLIALVASRAAGCRYCMSHNAAIAHGAGVGDAKLEAVWEYRTSPLYTEAERIALDVALAAGGVPNDVTDEMFAKLREHWNDGQIVEIVAMIALFGFLNRWNDTFATPIEDGALAVGEKYLAPHGWDAGRHLRSV, from the coding sequence ATGTTTTCGTCCGAGAAACCCGTCCCGCGGCTCCGCCCGCTCCCGCCGGACCCGGCGTTCGCCGATGTCTTCGCGCGATTCGCCGCCGCATGCGGCGGTTTCATCCCGAATGCGATGCTCATCATGCAGCACCGGCCGAAGATCCTGCGCGCGTTCATCCAGATGGCGGCAGCGGTCTCGGACCCGGAGACAAGTGAAGTTGATGCCGGCTTCCAGCGGCTGATCGCACTCGTTGCGAGCCGCGCCGCAGGCTGCCGGTACTGCATGTCGCACAATGCCGCCATCGCACACGGCGCCGGGGTAGGCGACGCCAAACTCGAAGCGGTGTGGGAGTATCGAACGAGCCCGCTCTACACCGAAGCCGAGCGCATTGCGCTGGACGTGGCGCTCGCCGCAGGCGGCGTACCGAACGACGTTACCGACGAGATGTTCGCGAAGCTGCGCGAACACTGGAACGACGGCCAGATCGTCGAAATCGTCGCGATGATCGCGCTGTTCGGGTTCCTCAACCGCTGGAACGATACGTTTGCGACCCCGATCGAGGACGGTGCGCTCGCCGTGGGCGAGAAGTACCTCGCGCCTCACGGCTGGGATGCGGGCAGGCATTTGAGGAGCGTATGA
- a CDS encoding helix-turn-helix transcriptional regulator translates to MDKAKQKRLEAKGWKLGSASEFLGLSAAEATLVDMKVSLSQALRARRQASGLSQVALARRLRSSQSRVAKMEAADRTVSVELLLRALIMLGARPRDIAKALQRHGGVAA, encoded by the coding sequence ATGGACAAGGCGAAGCAGAAGCGGCTAGAGGCGAAGGGCTGGAAGCTGGGCTCGGCGAGCGAGTTCCTGGGCCTGAGCGCGGCCGAAGCCACGCTCGTGGACATGAAAGTAAGTCTGAGCCAAGCGCTCCGGGCTCGTCGCCAAGCGTCCGGACTCTCCCAAGTCGCGCTCGCACGGCGCCTCCGGTCGAGTCAGTCGCGGGTGGCGAAGATGGAGGCTGCGGATCGCACCGTCTCAGTTGAGCTCCTCCTTCGAGCACTCATCATGCTCGGCGCGAGGCCGCGGGACATCGCCAAGGCCCTGCAACGACACGGCGGGGTGGCCGCATAA
- a CDS encoding type II toxin-antitoxin system RelE/ParE family toxin: MASPAKPLVWLHGEIKTPPFSAVARLEAGVLLRRLQQGEALSLPHSRPMPRIGRRCHELRIPDAQATWRIVYRVDQDAVVIAEVFSKKTRETPLQVIETCQRRLRDYDATAGEEE, translated from the coding sequence GTGGCGTCGCCTGCTAAGCCGCTGGTATGGCTGCACGGGGAGATCAAGACCCCGCCCTTCTCGGCGGTCGCTCGGCTCGAGGCGGGCGTCCTGTTGCGGCGACTCCAGCAGGGGGAGGCCTTGAGCCTGCCACACTCGCGGCCCATGCCGCGAATCGGACGCCGGTGTCACGAGCTGCGGATCCCCGACGCGCAGGCGACCTGGCGAATCGTCTATCGGGTGGACCAGGATGCCGTGGTGATTGCCGAGGTGTTCAGCAAGAAGACGCGGGAAACACCGCTGCAGGTGATCGAGACGTGCCAGCGCCGCCTGCGCGACTATGACGCGACGGCTGGCGAGGAGGAATAA
- a CDS encoding aminoacetone oxidase family FAD-binding enzyme encodes MAGARVIVIGAGAAGSMAAIFAASAGAETLLLERTLDGGRKILISGGGRCNILPARLDESRFVTDSSLNTLRKIVRSWPLNEQVAFFEGELGLPLEEEEESAKLFPVSNRARDVRDGLLALATRRGARLLMNTRVTGFAPQDGRWRVDRAEDPPLEADAVIVATGGLSVPQTGSDGLGLRVLQGLGHSVHPTYAALTPVTSEPAPFATLAGVSLTVTITARDAERSATATGGFLFTHRGYSGPAVLDVSHVLVRSVAGSTPARLLVRWTALDEKAWDAALRPDGTRTVLSALRDELPERLAAALIGVAGVDQERRLAQLRREERLRLVETLVRGALPWTGHEGYQKAEVTGGGVSLAEIDPRTMESRKHRGLFICGEALDAFGPIGGYNFLWAWATGRAAGLGAVRGT; translated from the coding sequence TTGGCCGGTGCACGGGTGATAGTGATCGGCGCGGGGGCCGCCGGCTCGATGGCGGCGATCTTCGCCGCTTCGGCGGGCGCGGAGACGCTGCTGCTCGAGCGCACCCTGGACGGCGGGCGCAAGATCCTCATCAGCGGCGGCGGCCGCTGCAACATCCTGCCGGCGCGGCTCGACGAGTCGCGCTTCGTCACCGACTCCTCGCTCAACACCCTGCGCAAGATCGTCCGTTCATGGCCCCTCAACGAGCAGGTCGCGTTCTTCGAGGGGGAACTCGGGCTGCCCTTGGAGGAGGAAGAGGAGTCGGCGAAGCTCTTCCCCGTCTCCAACCGCGCGCGCGATGTGCGGGACGGACTCCTCGCGCTGGCGACGCGGCGAGGCGCGCGGCTGCTCATGAACACGCGCGTGACCGGCTTCGCTCCCCAGGATGGCCGCTGGCGAGTGGACCGCGCCGAAGACCCGCCACTCGAGGCTGACGCCGTGATCGTCGCAACCGGCGGGCTTTCGGTGCCGCAGACGGGGAGCGACGGGCTCGGCCTGAGGGTCCTCCAGGGGCTGGGTCATTCCGTTCACCCGACCTACGCCGCGCTCACTCCCGTGACCTCGGAGCCAGCGCCTTTCGCGACCCTCGCCGGCGTGTCGCTGACGGTGACGATCACGGCTCGCGACGCCGAGCGGAGCGCCACGGCAACCGGCGGATTCCTCTTTACCCATCGCGGCTACAGCGGGCCGGCGGTGCTGGACGTCTCGCACGTTCTGGTGCGCTCGGTGGCTGGTTCGACTCCCGCGCGTCTTCTGGTGCGCTGGACAGCGCTCGACGAGAAAGCGTGGGACGCGGCGCTCCGTCCCGACGGCACGCGCACGGTCCTGAGCGCATTGCGGGACGAGCTGCCGGAGCGGCTCGCCGCCGCGCTGATCGGCGTGGCGGGTGTGGACCAGGAGCGCCGGCTGGCGCAGCTGAGGCGCGAGGAGCGGCTCCGGCTGGTCGAGACTCTGGTGCGAGGCGCGCTGCCGTGGACGGGGCACGAGGGCTACCAGAAGGCCGAGGTGACGGGCGGCGGCGTCAGCCTGGCGGAGATCGATCCGCGGACGATGGAGAGCCGGAAGCATCGAGGCCTGTTCATCTGCGGCGAAGCGCTCGACGCCTTCGGCCCGATCGGCGGCTACAACTTCCTCTGGGCGTGGGCTACGGGCCGCGCGGCGGGGCTAGGCGCTGTCCGAGGGACGTGA
- a CDS encoding glycoside hydrolase family 38 C-terminal domain-containing protein, translating into MTIRVHVVPHTHWDREWYHGAARFRLRLARLMDDLVELLRGRPDYPSFLLDGQAIVLDDYLAVRPEAGDAVRRLLAEGRLEAGPWYVLPDELLVSAEALVRNLIEGGTAVRRLGGTAMRVGYTPDAFGHSGALPLVLRGFGIDVALLWRGFGGEPGQEGDLHRWRSADGCEVLMIHLPAPGYEYGSGISAGGSALPERWEGLRAMLEPRARSPHWLVMAGADHHAAQPDLPEVVEEFRALAPDCDVRMGSLGGYAERVRGWATKRDKTLPVVEGELRGGHRHAWALQGTHASRLYLKQANAACQRLLQRYAEPLGALAAGRGGRDRRAELRAAWRTLLENHPHDSLCGTSADPVHREMMTRFARCRDEAEEILRAALFEVAGHDAAAARQAGRKAWKPAVLLFNPSPFKRSGVVEAEVAVFRADVPVGQGSRAGRAARPKAAEIVLKDARGVRVAVQELERRVGHELIESHRHYPDCDEVEWHRVVVYARDLPPLGVAAWSVGEAGAPARRRGKPPSPSDPVIVEAAEMHNAQLWVRVEADGSFAVLDRASGESYHGLGVLEDNGDAGDSYTYSAPRRDRVVDAPDEVAVSVVHGGPLRGTLEILRRYGETGLEARTRVTLDAGATHLAVEVSGQNLRADHRLRMRFPLGKSPQRVVADGHFGPVERSVGAPAVRSGDRFETPAPTAPMQRYVSVAAGARGVTVLADGLPEYEARHDGAVLVTLLRAFGELSRVDIPERPGHAGWPTPTPEAQCLGPFTARLGLCFHDEAALAQLDGIEPAAEDFHAPVMARMLRSALRYPEEVTGPELVGGGLVFSAMKPAEDGKGIVLRCYNPAASAARGAWCVGSGVWQAELCRLDETPLEPLEANDRGTIQFTTDARAVVTISVR; encoded by the coding sequence GTGACCATCCGGGTGCACGTCGTTCCCCACACCCACTGGGACCGCGAGTGGTATCACGGCGCGGCCCGTTTCCGGTTGCGGCTCGCCCGGCTCATGGACGACCTGGTCGAGTTGCTGCGCGGCCGCCCCGATTATCCCTCGTTCCTGCTGGATGGGCAGGCTATCGTCCTCGACGACTACCTCGCGGTGCGCCCGGAGGCCGGCGACGCGGTTCGCCGCCTGCTCGCCGAGGGCCGGCTCGAGGCAGGGCCGTGGTATGTGCTGCCCGACGAGCTGCTGGTATCGGCGGAAGCGCTGGTGAGGAACTTGATCGAGGGCGGAACGGCAGTACGGCGGCTCGGCGGAACGGCGATGCGGGTCGGCTACACGCCGGATGCGTTCGGGCACTCCGGTGCGTTGCCGCTCGTCCTCCGCGGGTTCGGGATCGACGTGGCACTCCTGTGGCGCGGGTTCGGAGGCGAGCCCGGGCAGGAGGGCGACCTGCACCGATGGCGCTCGGCTGATGGGTGCGAAGTGCTGATGATCCACCTTCCCGCGCCTGGCTACGAGTACGGGTCGGGCATCTCCGCCGGCGGATCCGCGCTCCCGGAGCGATGGGAAGGGCTGCGCGCGATGCTCGAGCCACGCGCCCGGTCTCCGCACTGGCTCGTGATGGCTGGAGCGGATCATCACGCGGCGCAGCCCGACCTGCCCGAGGTGGTCGAGGAGTTTCGCGCGCTCGCGCCGGACTGTGACGTGCGGATGGGGTCGCTCGGCGGGTACGCGGAAAGGGTGCGCGGGTGGGCGACGAAGCGCGACAAAACGCTGCCCGTGGTCGAAGGGGAGTTGCGCGGCGGACACCGCCATGCGTGGGCGCTCCAGGGCACCCACGCCTCGCGGCTGTACCTCAAGCAGGCCAACGCCGCCTGCCAGCGGCTGCTCCAGCGGTACGCGGAGCCGCTGGGTGCGCTCGCGGCTGGGCGTGGCGGCCGCGACCGGCGTGCCGAGCTCCGGGCCGCGTGGCGCACGCTCCTCGAGAACCACCCCCACGACAGCCTCTGTGGCACCAGCGCGGACCCGGTGCATCGCGAGATGATGACGCGCTTCGCACGGTGCCGCGACGAGGCCGAAGAGATCCTGCGCGCGGCGCTGTTCGAGGTGGCCGGGCACGACGCGGCGGCGGCGCGCCAGGCCGGCCGGAAAGCGTGGAAGCCCGCGGTGTTGCTCTTCAATCCGTCGCCGTTCAAGCGAAGTGGAGTAGTGGAAGCGGAGGTGGCCGTCTTCAGGGCCGACGTGCCGGTGGGGCAGGGCTCGCGGGCGGGTCGGGCCGCGCGGCCCAAGGCCGCGGAGATCGTTCTGAAGGATGCGCGCGGTGTCCGGGTAGCCGTGCAGGAGCTGGAGCGGCGCGTTGGCCACGAGCTGATCGAGAGCCACCGTCACTACCCCGACTGCGACGAGGTCGAGTGGCATCGAGTCGTAGTCTACGCGCGGGACCTGCCTCCGCTCGGCGTGGCGGCGTGGTCGGTGGGGGAAGCCGGCGCGCCGGCGCGCCGGCGCGGCAAGCCGCCGTCGCCCTCGGACCCCGTGATCGTCGAGGCCGCCGAGATGCATAACGCGCAGCTCTGGGTTCGGGTGGAGGCGGACGGGTCGTTCGCGGTGCTCGACCGGGCCAGCGGCGAGAGCTACCACGGCCTCGGAGTGCTCGAGGACAACGGGGACGCCGGCGACAGCTACACCTACTCGGCGCCCCGACGGGACCGCGTCGTTGATGCGCCGGACGAGGTCGCGGTCTCCGTCGTCCACGGCGGGCCGCTGCGCGGGACGCTCGAGATCCTGCGCCGGTACGGGGAGACCGGGCTGGAGGCGCGGACGAGGGTCACGCTGGACGCCGGAGCGACGCACCTCGCGGTCGAGGTTTCCGGCCAGAACCTGCGGGCCGATCACCGGCTGCGCATGCGCTTCCCGCTCGGCAAGTCACCGCAACGGGTGGTCGCGGACGGGCACTTCGGTCCGGTCGAACGGTCGGTCGGCGCGCCGGCGGTGCGGTCCGGGGATCGGTTCGAAACGCCGGCCCCGACCGCGCCGATGCAGCGGTACGTCTCGGTGGCGGCGGGCGCACGCGGCGTGACGGTGCTGGCGGACGGCCTCCCGGAGTACGAAGCGCGGCACGACGGGGCGGTGCTGGTCACGCTCCTGCGCGCCTTCGGCGAGCTGTCCCGTGTGGACATCCCGGAGCGGCCGGGACATGCCGGCTGGCCCACCCCGACGCCCGAGGCGCAGTGCCTCGGGCCGTTCACCGCGCGGCTCGGTCTGTGCTTTCACGACGAGGCGGCGCTGGCGCAGCTCGACGGGATCGAACCCGCCGCCGAGGACTTCCACGCGCCCGTTATGGCGCGGATGCTGCGCTCCGCGCTCCGATACCCCGAGGAGGTGACCGGTCCGGAGCTGGTAGGCGGCGGCCTGGTGTTCTCGGCGATGAAGCCGGCCGAGGATGGGAAGGGGATCGTGCTGCGGTGCTACAACCCTGCCGCGAGCGCGGCGCGTGGCGCGTGGTGCGTGGGTTCGGGGGTGTGGCAGGCGGAGCTGTGCAGGTTGGACGAGACGCCGCTGGAGCCGCTCGAGGCGAACGACCGGGGCACGATCCAGTTCACGACCGATGCCCGGGCTGTCGTGACCATCAGCGTGCGGTAG